One region of Paenibacillus polymyxa M1 genomic DNA includes:
- the argJ gene encoding bifunctional glutamate N-acetyltransferase/amino-acid acetyltransferase ArgJ yields the protein MGKVGFTVVHEGNIVTPRGFTAGGLHCGLKNTNRNDIGAIRCEVEATAAAVYTTNVFQAAPLKVTRESLTDGRLQAIVVNSGNANACTGQQGEQDAYAMRSAAAHQLGVAESDVAVASTGVIGEHLKMDRVLGGISSLPERMSEASDGAEQFSQAILTTDLVKKEACVSVEVDGVTVHIAGAAKGSGMIHPNMATMLAFITCDAVIGQTALHQLLKQATDTSFNMITVDGDTSTNDMLIAMASGLAGNSELHTDHPDWEAFAEAFTYICRELAKAIARDGEGATKLVEVSVSGAISDASAQAIAKTVIGSSLVKSAVFGADANWGRIIAAVGRAGEPVNPDTVDIRLGDIIVLSQSSPVAFDEAEALSYLRGDTVQIIVDLHHGNGTATAWGCDLTYDYVRINAAYRT from the coding sequence ATGGGCAAAGTAGGCTTTACAGTAGTACATGAGGGCAACATCGTAACTCCCCGTGGCTTTACAGCTGGGGGATTGCACTGTGGATTAAAAAATACGAATCGCAACGATATCGGCGCGATTCGCTGTGAGGTAGAGGCGACAGCTGCTGCGGTGTATACCACCAATGTGTTTCAGGCTGCACCGCTGAAGGTGACTCGCGAGAGCCTGACAGACGGTCGATTGCAGGCGATAGTAGTGAACAGCGGGAACGCCAATGCCTGTACGGGACAGCAAGGGGAGCAGGATGCTTACGCTATGCGTTCGGCCGCTGCTCATCAGCTGGGTGTGGCGGAGAGCGATGTAGCCGTTGCCTCGACTGGTGTAATTGGCGAGCATCTGAAAATGGATCGTGTGCTTGGCGGTATATCGTCACTACCTGAGCGGATGAGCGAGGCAAGCGATGGGGCGGAGCAATTTAGCCAAGCCATTCTGACAACGGATTTGGTTAAAAAGGAAGCGTGCGTGTCAGTTGAAGTGGATGGTGTGACTGTGCACATCGCCGGGGCAGCAAAGGGATCGGGTATGATTCATCCGAATATGGCAACCATGCTCGCTTTCATAACTTGTGATGCAGTCATCGGACAGACGGCCCTTCATCAACTATTAAAGCAGGCCACGGATACCAGCTTTAATATGATCACAGTCGATGGGGATACAAGCACGAACGATATGCTGATCGCTATGGCGAGCGGGCTGGCAGGCAACAGCGAGTTGCACACAGACCATCCCGATTGGGAGGCTTTTGCCGAGGCATTCACTTATATCTGCCGTGAGCTGGCGAAGGCGATTGCCCGTGATGGAGAAGGTGCTACGAAGCTGGTAGAGGTGTCTGTAAGCGGAGCGATAAGCGATGCATCTGCCCAGGCGATAGCCAAGACTGTGATCGGGTCCAGTCTGGTGAAGTCAGCCGTTTTTGGCGCAGACGCCAACTGGGGACGGATTATTGCAGCCGTCGGACGTGCCGGAGAACCGGTGAATCCGGATACGGTAGACATTCGCCTGGGGGATATTATCGTGCTAAGCCAATCAAGTCCAGTAGCTTTTGATGAAGCCGAGGCGCTTTCCTATTTACGTGGAGATACGGTGCAAATTATTGTTGATTTGCATCACGGGAATGGGACCGCTACAGCATGGGGCTGTGACCTAACCTATGATTATGTGCGGATTAATGCGGCTTATCGGACATAG
- the argC gene encoding N-acetyl-gamma-glutamyl-phosphate reductase, with product MSSKLKVAIVGSTGYGGVELIRFLVHHPQVEIVSVISSSSAGVPISDGFPHLTDIVMQDLDGVDIHEIAAKADLVFTATPSGVSTQLVPQLLDAGLKVIDLSGDFRLRSGEVYEAWYKKPAASPEYLKQAVYGLSEVYAEKLAGVSFISNPGCYPTATLLGIIPALEAGWIDHRSLIVDAKSGVSGSGRGTSLVSHYAEMNENFKAYKVNKHQHIPEIEQVLGDVAGEDVTITFTTQLVPMTRGIMSTIYVTLKGDHTDQDLIGLYRDYYKGHPFVRVRGEGIWPATKEVFGSNYCDIGFAADARTGRLTIISVIDNVVKGAAGQAIQNLNLMMGWEENLGLGFIPVYP from the coding sequence GTGAGCAGTAAGCTAAAAGTGGCAATTGTCGGTTCCACTGGATATGGTGGGGTGGAGCTGATTCGATTTTTGGTTCATCATCCGCAGGTGGAGATTGTATCTGTTATTTCTTCGTCCAGCGCGGGTGTCCCGATTAGTGATGGGTTTCCACATCTGACGGATATTGTAATGCAGGATTTGGACGGTGTCGATATCCATGAAATTGCTGCCAAGGCTGATCTGGTTTTCACAGCTACGCCATCAGGCGTTAGTACCCAGTTAGTGCCACAGCTTCTGGATGCCGGACTGAAGGTGATTGACCTTTCCGGGGACTTTAGGCTCCGAAGCGGGGAAGTGTATGAAGCTTGGTATAAAAAGCCTGCGGCTTCACCTGAGTATCTCAAGCAAGCAGTATACGGACTCAGCGAGGTGTATGCAGAAAAGCTTGCTGGAGTTTCTTTCATTTCGAATCCAGGCTGCTATCCAACGGCAACACTATTAGGAATTATTCCTGCCTTGGAGGCGGGGTGGATCGACCATCGGTCACTGATTGTGGATGCCAAATCCGGGGTATCTGGCTCCGGTCGGGGAACAAGTCTTGTTTCGCATTATGCGGAGATGAATGAAAACTTTAAGGCTTATAAGGTCAATAAGCACCAGCATATCCCAGAGATCGAGCAGGTACTGGGTGATGTTGCGGGCGAGGATGTTACGATTACGTTTACGACACAGCTTGTGCCTATGACGCGAGGAATTATGAGTACAATCTATGTCACGTTGAAAGGTGATCATACGGATCAGGATCTCATCGGGTTATACCGGGATTATTATAAAGGTCATCCTTTTGTCCGTGTACGTGGCGAAGGTATATGGCCGGCAACGAAAGAAGTATTTGGTTCAAACTACTGCGACATCGGTTTTGCAGCAGATGCTCGTACCGGGCGTCTTACCATTATTTCTGTCATTGATAATGTTGTGAAGGGTGCCGCCGGACAGGCGATTCAGAATTTAAATTTGATGATGGGATGGGAGGAGAACCTCGGACTGGGCTTCATACCGGTATATCCGTAA
- a CDS encoding SMP-30/gluconolactonase/LRE family protein, translating to MIDAKAKLGEGPSWDHQSQRLFWVDIEGFQLHIYDPSTGTDRTIDVGEHISAVVPYLKNKVIVAMISGLYCLDIETGTKVLIHDPEEGRPGNRFNDGKCDPAGRFLAGTMSLNGERAQGALYSLSTKGNVSLLIDNASTSNGLAWSSDYRTMYYIDTPTLEVVSFDYDVTQGTIRNKQLVARLDESEGYPDGMTIDAEGMLWIARWGGKRVSRIHPVQGEVIAEVLLPVNRVTSCAFGGEHLDELYITTAQDDDNTSQPLAGGLFMVKTGVKGVPTSYFNQGQPANWLDLLLKRN from the coding sequence GTGATAGATGCTAAAGCCAAATTAGGCGAGGGTCCTAGTTGGGATCACCAGTCTCAACGTTTATTTTGGGTCGATATTGAAGGCTTTCAATTGCACATCTACGATCCATCTACAGGCACAGATCGTACCATAGATGTAGGCGAACATATTAGTGCAGTTGTACCTTATCTTAAAAATAAAGTAATCGTAGCCATGATCAGCGGTCTATACTGTTTGGATATAGAGACAGGGACCAAAGTATTGATCCACGATCCTGAGGAAGGTCGGCCAGGAAATCGATTTAATGATGGTAAATGCGATCCTGCAGGACGGTTTTTGGCTGGAACAATGAGTTTAAATGGCGAACGCGCGCAAGGAGCATTGTATAGTCTGAGCACAAAAGGAAATGTCTCCTTACTGATTGATAATGCTTCCACATCTAATGGCTTAGCCTGGAGCTCAGATTACCGTACCATGTATTATATTGATACTCCGACCTTAGAAGTGGTCTCCTTCGATTACGATGTGACACAAGGTACTATTAGGAATAAGCAATTGGTAGCTAGATTGGATGAAAGTGAAGGATATCCCGATGGCATGACCATCGATGCAGAGGGCATGTTGTGGATCGCGCGTTGGGGCGGTAAACGTGTATCTCGTATCCATCCTGTTCAGGGAGAAGTGATTGCTGAGGTGTTACTTCCAGTCAATCGTGTGACTTCGTGCGCTTTTGGTGGTGAACATCTGGATGAGTTGTATATCACAACTGCTCAAGATGACGATAATACCAGCCAACCACTAGCAGGTGGTTTATTTATGGTCAAAACCGGGGTAAAAGGAGTACCCACCTCATATTTTAATCAAGGACAACCGGCAAATTGGCTTGATCTATTACTAAAAAGGAATTGA
- a CDS encoding YitT family protein, translating into MSQLNPPAARRRRRKPLIAASGPARNVTDVLLIILGSFITALTFNMFLLPNRIASGGVSGLSILGEDLFGLEPAYTQWGMNIPLFIAGVLLLGKKYGLRSLLGSIMLPLFVYVTKDWAVPTTNPLLASLYGGIGVGLGLGTVFRGRGSTGGLAILAQIIQKYTGFSLSLCVMLMDGTVITLAGFALSPERALYALIGLFVTGKVIDAVEMGLGYSKVAYIISNQKEKITQTILQDLDRGLTELAGRGGYTNEERPVLMVVVGQNEVTRLKTLVRLVDPEAFVIISNTREVLGEGFKREG; encoded by the coding sequence ATGTCTCAATTGAATCCTCCCGCTGCCCGCCGAAGAAGGCGTAAGCCTCTGATTGCCGCCAGTGGACCAGCGCGTAACGTGACCGATGTCCTGCTGATTATACTCGGCTCCTTTATTACAGCGCTGACCTTTAACATGTTCTTGCTGCCCAACCGGATTGCATCCGGGGGTGTATCTGGCTTGTCTATCTTGGGTGAGGACCTGTTTGGCCTGGAACCGGCCTATACGCAGTGGGGAATGAATATTCCGTTATTTATAGCAGGAGTACTGCTGTTAGGAAAAAAGTATGGCTTGCGTTCCCTGCTGGGAAGCATCATGCTGCCACTATTCGTTTATGTGACGAAGGATTGGGCAGTACCGACAACCAATCCGTTGCTGGCTTCGCTGTATGGTGGAATCGGAGTAGGATTGGGTTTGGGCACTGTGTTTCGGGGCAGAGGCTCGACGGGTGGACTGGCTATTTTGGCGCAGATTATTCAAAAGTATACCGGTTTTAGCCTTTCTCTTTGTGTCATGCTCATGGATGGCACGGTAATCACGCTAGCTGGTTTCGCCCTATCGCCGGAGCGGGCCCTGTATGCATTGATTGGCTTGTTTGTAACCGGCAAAGTCATTGATGCTGTAGAAATGGGGCTGGGCTACTCCAAAGTAGCTTATATCATATCTAATCAAAAGGAAAAAATTACGCAAACGATTTTACAGGATTTGGATCGGGGTTTGACAGAGCTTGCAGGACGGGGGGGTTACACGAACGAAGAACGTCCTGTACTTATGGTTGTAGTCGGGCAAAATGAGGTAACCCGCCTCAAAACGCTCGTCCGCTTGGTAGACCCGGAAGCTTTTGTGATTATTAGTAACACACGTGAAGTATTGGGTGAAGGGTTCAAAAGGGAAGGCTAA
- the prfB gene encoding peptide chain release factor 2 (programmed frameshift): MIDPSVKHDLREIGKKLTNLRGSLDLDLKQEMIANFEEKMAAPDFWDDNEKAQGVIAEMNAVKSSVDSYEQLRQEYEDAGMMVELAEEEGDEALVGEVENSIKSLLSKLEEFELQLLLNQPYDKLNAILELHPGAGGTESQDWGQMLLRMYTRWGEKRGFKVETLDYLAGDEAGIKSVTLLIKGYNAYGYLKAEKGVHRLVRISPFDSSGRRHTSFVSCDVVPEIADDVDIEIRTEDLKIDTYRASGAGGQHINTTDSAVRITHLPTGIVVTCQNERSQIKNRERAMTMLRSKLYERKIEEQQQQLDEIRGEQSDIAWGSQIRSYVFHPYSMVKDHRTSVETGNVGAVMDGDLDPFIDGYLRSQIKLDAE; the protein is encoded by the exons ATGATTGATCCAAGTGTAAAACATGATTTACGAGAAATAGGCAAGAAACTAACAAACCTTAGGGGGTCTCTT GACTTAGATCTCAAACAGGAAATGATCGCGAACTTTGAGGAAAAGATGGCAGCGCCTGATTTTTGGGACGATAACGAAAAGGCCCAAGGCGTAATTGCTGAAATGAATGCTGTGAAGTCTTCTGTGGACAGCTATGAACAGTTGCGTCAGGAATATGAAGACGCAGGTATGATGGTTGAACTGGCTGAAGAGGAAGGCGATGAAGCGCTGGTTGGAGAAGTTGAAAACAGTATCAAATCCCTGCTGAGCAAGCTGGAGGAATTTGAGCTGCAATTGCTTTTAAATCAGCCCTATGACAAACTTAATGCTATTCTGGAGCTGCACCCGGGGGCAGGCGGTACCGAGTCCCAGGACTGGGGTCAAATGCTGCTGCGTATGTATACACGCTGGGGAGAAAAACGAGGCTTCAAGGTGGAGACCCTGGATTATCTGGCAGGTGATGAAGCGGGAATTAAGAGCGTAACCCTGTTGATCAAAGGCTACAATGCCTACGGTTATCTCAAGGCGGAGAAAGGCGTACATCGGCTTGTTCGCATTTCTCCATTTGATTCCTCTGGTCGTCGACATACATCGTTCGTGTCTTGTGATGTGGTACCGGAAATTGCGGATGATGTGGATATTGAAATCCGCACGGAAGATCTTAAAATTGATACGTACCGGGCCAGCGGTGCAGGTGGTCAGCATATTAATACGACCGACTCAGCTGTTCGGATTACGCATTTGCCTACTGGTATTGTCGTGACTTGTCAAAATGAACGTTCCCAGATCAAAAACCGTGAACGTGCGATGACTATGCTTCGTTCCAAGCTCTACGAGCGCAAGATTGAAGAACAACAGCAGCAATTGGACGAAATCCGTGGTGAACAGTCCGACATTGCATGGGGTAGCCAAATTCGCTCCTACGTGTTCCATCCATACAGCATGGTTAAGGATCATCGTACCAGTGTGGAAACTGGCAATGTAGGGGCTGTTATGGATGGCGATCTCGATCCGTTCATCGATGGTTACCTGCGCAGCCAAATTAAGCTGGACGCAGAATAA